TGAATAGTGCCATTAAGGGGCGTCTGCAACATGTCTTATTACATCCGGTGACTAGTTTTTTCGCTTTTTTGTATGGAAGATCAGTTGTGCGTAAAATATCCTCTGCTTCTGCGACTGTTTTATTGCCGCACTCACAAATAATTTTTGCTTGTACTGTTTCCATTGGGTTTGTTATTGTAAAAACGAATGCTCAGCTTTGAAGTCTTCAACTACTTTCATAGCTGTTTGAACTTCTTCGCTAAGAGGTATGAGTCTGCCATAATCAGTCCAGATTGTATCTTCAACTATGTCATGGATCTCACCTGCAAGTTCTACAACTTTTCTTTTGTAACCTGCTAACTCTTTTTTTAGTGCTTTTTGTTCATCTGTTAATGCCATTATATTACTCCTTAATTTTATTTTATACGCTACTGAAAGTAATTTCAGTACCTACGTTAACACTAGGTTCTCTTCGGCAGAGAGCCCGGCGCACCTTCGATGCTTTTAAATATGCAAAAAACTTTCCCTAAAATCCATACACCATCTCTAAATTGATGTCGGGTTTTTTGTTTATATATAAAAGTGAGTACTCCTCACTCAGGCTAAAATTGTAAGACTTGTACAAATTTGTTATCTCATTTACATCACTTGGAATATAGGCAAAAATTCTTTTAAGTCCTCTGTGGTAAATCACTCCTCGGAGTATCTTTTCCGCATCTATATAGGCCGCATCTTCCATAATCCATGGAGAGATTTTGATAAGGGACTTATCTATAGCGTAAGAGTGTTGGTACCCAAAATCTGTAGAGAGTACAAGAGATGACTGTTTAAAGAGCACATCTCGAATATACTCCATTCTTGTTTCGTGATACGCTTTTTTATCGAGCTTCATAATAGTTGGTATGTAGTTTTCGTTAGCTATGCTTTTTGCCGTTGCGTTTGAGAAGTTAAATGCCGGTGCTCCACCTGCATAGATCGCTTTTTTAAACTTTGCATACTCTTTAAAGCCAAATGCAAGGAGCATCGTTCGCTCATCTTTTTTACTCATAATGCAGAGAGACTTTTCAGTTTGTGAAGCATTGTTAAGTAAGAGTTTTACAAGACGCTTTTTTATATCATCAGTGATGTTTGACATATAATAAAAGTTGTTGATAAGTATAGAACTTTCCATCTCATACGCTGATATAAAAGCTACAAGCTTATTTTCATCATAAGCTCCGAAACATAAAGATGGGTTTTGCTCAAATGTTTTTAAAACAAGTGATTTGTCTATAGTTATGCTACTGCTAAAAGCCTCGAGATCGGCACTGAAATTTTTTGCACGTATCCATCCTATGAACATAAATATAACTCCACTAATTCATTTGGTTCTAACACCGTTTTTCTTTGTGTCACTATCTCACGAACTTTCGGTAAAAGACCTTGCACCTTTGCTTTTACAGGTGTAATACCAAATGCTTTAAGGTGATAGTTAATAGTCGCACTTCCTGAGTGTTTTCCGATCGGGAAAAAGCGGTGCAGTCCAACCATTTCCGGCTCAAACGCTTCATATGCATTGAGGCTTTTAATCATTCCGCTTACATGGATGCCCGATTCGTGTGAGAAGATATTTCTCCCGACAATAGGTCTGTTGTGACTTATCTGTCTGTTTGCTGCAAGTGCAACACTTTGTACAAGCGTCTGTAGATTAATAGGATCTATCTCACGATCTTCGTGGAATTGGTGTTTTAAACTCATTAACACCTGCTCAAACGAAGCGTTTCCGGCACGTTCACCTAAACCGATTACCGTCGTATTCGCACTGATTGCTCCCGCTTCAAAACCTGCTACAGAGTTGGCAGTAGCCATTCCGAAATCGTTATGCATATGCATCTCTATATCTAAACTTGAATGTTTTGCAAGGTAGTCTATTTTCTCGTAAGTAGCATGTGGTGTCAGTATTCCAACCGTATCACAGTAGCGAAAGCGATCAGCACCGAGTGACTCGCCGAAGTTCATAATTTCAGCTAAAAACTCTTCATCCCCGCGAGAAGAATCTTCTCCACCGATACAAACAAACAGCCCCTCTTTTTTTGCCGTAGTGACAACATCCTCAAGGTTTCTAAAAAGTTTCTCTTTGTCTCCGCCAAACTTTACATCGATTAAAGTTTGAGAAACAGGGACTGAGAGATCAACAGCCTGCACACCGCATGAAAGAGATGCTTCCAAGTCCTGTAAAGTGGCTCTGTTCCAAGTCATTACACGAAGCGGAAGTTCAAGGTTCAAGATCTCTTTTATATCCTCTTGCTCTTTTATTCCCATGGCAGGAATCCCCACTTCAAGTTCATCAGCACCACAGTTATGAAGAAGTTTGGCAATTTCTAATTTTTCATGCGTATTAAACGCAACATAGGGAGCCTGTTCCCCGTCTCGAAGTGTCGTGTCATTTATGATCGCCATGAGAACCCCTTAGAAATATAGTTATGTTGTAGATATTCAGAAAGTGTTCCTTAGAAATATCATTTTTTTTAGATAAATATGTGATATTTTTATCACATATGATAATGCAATATTGTTGATTTTTGGTAAAATTATCTCGTTTTAGTTTCGATTAATATAATTAGGAGTAATCTTTGTAAGGTTTAGTTTTATTTGAAAATCTAATATTTTAAAACAAAGAGGAGAAACTATGAATCGTAGAGACATATTGAAATTTGGTGCTATCAGTGCAGCTGCAGCAACAGTTACTTTAACAGGTTGTACAACTAGTCCGAAACCGGATGACAGCGTAAAACCTGCTGTCGGAATGGGCTCTAAAGCACCGTTACCAGCGGCTAAAGGTCCTAGAGTTGTTATAGTAGGTGGTGGATGGTCAGGTCTGTCAGTTGCCAAATATACTAAAAAATTTGCACCTAATGCTGATGTTGTTTTAGTTGAACAAAGAACACAATTCCATTCTTGTCCTATTAGTAACTTATACCTTGTAGGTGCAGTTGATTTAGAATTTATAACTCACGATTATTTACAAGCTGCTCGTGAAAATAAATATACATATTTTAACGCTTCAGCTATCGGAATAGATAAAGCTCAAAAAATAGTAAAAACAACGAATGGTGATATAGATTATGATTATTTAGTTTTAGCTCCGGGAATTGATTATGATTATAGTCCTTGGAATGTAGACCTTGCAACTGAACAAAGATTAAGAACGGAATACCCTGCAGGTTTTATGTCACCAAGTGAACATATGACAATCAAAAGCAAGTTAGAAGACTTTGAAGGCGGTAACTTCATTATAACTGTACCTGGCGGTAACTATAGATGTCTTCCAGCTCCATATGAAAGAGCTTGTTTAATAGCAGATTATTTCAAAAAGAACGAGATTGAAGGTAAGGTACTGATTTTAGATGCTAATCCGGATATTACGATCAAGTCTGAAGGTTTCCACTCGGCATACGATGAGATGTATAAAGATTATGTAGAGTATGTTCCAAATGCAGCTATTATGAGTGTCGATCTAGAAAACAAAAAAGTGATCGCAGGTGAACTTGAAGATGAATTTGAGTTTAGTGATGCTGCATTCTACCCTCATGTACGTGGTGGGAAACTATTAGAAGTTTGTGGTGTAGCAAAAGACAATGCCTTTAATAAAATGGAAGGAAATATTGATCCGTTTACATATGAAGTAATTGGTGAAAAAAATATCTTCGTAGCGGGTGATGCTCGTCCTATGGGTTACTCAAAATCAGGTAATACGTCAAACTCTGAAGGTCACTACTTAGGGAAATTGTTAGCTGAGAGAATTACTAAAAATAAAGATATTCCATGGAAATCTCCGTTAACTGTATGTTATTCTGCAGTTTCTGCTATGCCTAATCATGCAATCTCTGTTAGAGCAGAGTATGAATTTAAAGGTAAAACACTTGCAGGTTTCACAAATGTTGAACTTTCACAAGAGTGGCGTGGCAAAATAGGTGAAAATAACGGAAAAGCACTGATGGAATGGGCTAAAGGTATGTATAGAGATATGTTTAACGCATAATCTATAGAGTCTATTTAAGGAGAAGTATTAATGCAAAGAAGAGAGTTCTTCAAAGTAGTTGCAGGGGTTGGAGCGGTGATAGTCGCTCCATCTCTTATAACTACAGACTTAAGAGCTGATGATGGCAGATTGTATAAAACATACAATAAAGTTCAGTTGGTTGATGCTAAGGGTAATCCTATTTTAGCTTCAAAACTTCTAGAGGAAGAAAACTACATATTTAACTATCCGTATGTAGGAGTAAGTTCATTTCTAATAGCTTTACCGGAAAAAACAGAGACAGATGTTACACTGAAAAGTGAAAGCGGTGAAGAGTATATCTGGAAAGGCGGTATAGGGAAAAAAGGAAATATAGTAGCGTATAGCTCTATATGTAGTCATCAGATGACACATGTTCATAAAAATGAGTCTTTTATCTCTTACCAAAAGAAGGGTCAAAAAACTATGGCTTGTAAACAAACGGGTGTTATGGTCTGCGGCTCACATCTTTCAGCATATGATGCTAATAAAGGGTGTAAAGTGATAAGTGGACCTGCACCACAACCTCTTGCAAGTATAGTATTGGAGCATCATGATGATGATACTCTTTGGGCAGTCGGTGTCCTCGGTTCAGACAAGTTCCATGAATTTTTTAAAGCGTTCAAGTCTGAACTCAAAGAGCAGTACGGCGGAGCTAGAAAAGCAAAGAAAAAAGTAAAAGAGACTGCTCAAGTTGTTACTTTAGCAGAATTTACAAAAGATATAATTCAATACTAAAAGAATTCATACAAAGGTGGAGTATTATAAGACTCTGCCTTTTTCTTCATACAATACACTCACACAAATCCTTTTTATTTTACATAATGTTTTTTGGGCTATAATTTCGCAGATTTTATAAGGAACGTATGTGAAAAAAGTTGCAGTTATTGGTGCGGGTTACGGCGGTTTGCGGGCTATTGAAAATTTAGCAAACAATAAAGAGGTATCACTTTACCTTTTTGATGAAAATTCTTACCATTATTTACAAACTGAAGCATACGGATATATTGCAGGGAGATTTGATTTGCACGATGTTGCACTCGATCTGCAAAACTGGTGTCACGGATTTAAAAATAGAGTTAATTTTATACAAGAAAAAGTAACTTTTATCGATTCGAGAAACAATAATGTTCAAACAGAGAATGGAAAATATGATTTTGATTATCTGATCATTGCAAGCGGGGCGAGAACAAACTTTTTTAAACAGATAAGCGGTTTGGACCAATACGGTTTCGGTGTAAAAAAACTGTTTCGCTCTCACGGTTTTAGAACAGCTTTTGAGAAACTGCTCTATGAAAAGCTTGTAGAGGAAAAATCGCACGGAAAGTTGATGAATCTGGCAATCGGCGGAGCGGGACTGAGCGGTGTTGAGATTGCAGCCGAGATGGCAGACGTAGTTGCAAGACAAACAAAAAGTATAGGGGAATCTGCACAAGAACTGCAGATATATCTTATTGATGCCAGTGAGACAATACTTCCTGGAATGAGTGAATATATTATTAACAACACTCAAAAAAGACTTGAAGAATTAGGTGTAAAAATAATTACTAATAGTTTCATTGACAGTGTGGATAAAGATACGATCTACTTTAAAGATAAAACAGAGCTTGAGTACACATTTATGATCTTTACGGGTGGAATCATAGCCAATACAATCGAGATGGACAAAGAGGTGCAAACAAACAGAATAGGGCAGTATATTTGTAACGATACTTTGCGTATAGATGAAAATATTTTTGCCATAGGTGATTGTGCTGAACTGACAAGTAAGAGCGGTAATATTTTACCACCTACTGCACAAACTGCCGAGAGAAGTGCTGAGTATGTTGCAAAATCGATTTTAAAACTGTTAGAAGAAAAAGAGCTTCAGCCCTTTAAAGCAAAAGTGGACGGTGTGTTTGTTGCACTTGGCGGTTACTATGCAGTGGGTGAGTTGTTTAGTTTTATAAAAGTGAAGGGAAAATTTGCTTACATCTTGAAAAAACTGATCACGAAAAGTTACTACATAGGTTTAAAATTACGACTCAATACAGGATTTATGAAGCGTACATCTTTAGAGAAGGAAAATCTCTAAAGGTATTGAATATTATTTGCTTTTATCTTCTCTAAATCTTTATCATGCAACCCGTCATAAGCATACAAATAACACATATTTTCAGGTTTTAGTTTTTTAGACAAAGACCAAAAGTTGATGATATTTGTAACAATAGTTACATTCTCAGCTCTAAGAGATTTTAATGGAAAACCTATTGCTCCGTGTGAAGTTGTCACGGGGTAGAGCTCCAGTAGTTCATTGTTTATGGATATTGGACCGTAACCGTTTAGTAGTACGATGGTGGGATTGTTTTTCATTTTTCTAGCTTTCAAGAGCAGGGAGTTACCCTAACTCTTGCTCGTTGTTAAAGAAGTATTTTTTAGCAGCTTCGTGAACTGAGATCTCGATTGGCTCGTTTGCATAGCTGTCATCACAGATAAGTCCGATCTCATTTAAGTCGTTCATAGGACACTCCCCGATTTTTGCAGTAAGAAGTACATCTACATCTTTGAGTGTTGTTTTGATCTCTTCGATCGGGTTATAATCTTCGGCAACATCTGCACCTGAGTAAGAACTCTCGATTTTTCTGTGCATTACAAATTTGATCGCCTTGTCACCTGCTTCGTAGATTAGGAACTCTTGAGCAGAACCGAAGTGTTGGTTGATCATACCTTCACCGGCAGTTGTAATAGCGATAAGTTTTGTCTCACCGTTTGAGCTTAGTTGCTCTTTAGCAGCCTGCTCAATTTTAATACGTTTATTCGCTTCTTCAAGATGACTTCTCCAAGTCTCAATCATCTCATGTTTTTTCGAACGAGCTTCGATGTTGTACTTATCTTCAAGTGCTGTAAAACTCATGTTCATAAATACATCTTTAGTGAACTCTTCACCTCTGTCTTCACCGATAAGACCTACTGCATCCGCACGACACTGACGACAGTGGCTCATAAGTTTCATATCCATTCCACATGCTTCTTGAGCCGCCATTGTTTCTTGGTCAGTTGCACTAGGAACTCCGTCAAGTCCAAATTTTGTACCAAACTCAGGAGAAGAGAGAAGTGGCATAATATTGTGTAAAAATACATTCATCTCTTTTAGCTTTTTAGCAACATTTGGAAGATCTTTGTCATTAATACCAGGGATTAAAACAGAGTTGGCTTTTACAAGGATTCCACGCTCAGTAAGCATACGGATACCTTCAAGTTGCTTCTCTAAAAGAAGTTTTGCCCCTTCAGGACCCCAGATTTTTTTGTGATCCCAGTGTACCCATGGATAGATCTGAGAACCGATCTCACCGGTTGGATCTACAGTGTTGATCGTTACAGTTACGTGGTCAACATTGTATTTTTCGATCTCATCGATGTAGTCAGGTAAACGAAGACCGTTTGTTGAAAGACACAGTTTAAGATCCGGTGCTTTTTCTTGAAGCATTCTAAATGTATCAAATGTCTTTTTAGGGTTTGCCAGTGCATCACCCGGTCCTGCAACACCTACAACAGAAAGCTGTTGAATGTCACCACCGACATAAAGTACTTTTTTTACAGCCTCTTCAGGTGTCAGTTTAGAACTTGTTACTCCCGGACGAGATTCGTTTGAACAGTCATACTTTCTGTTACAGTAGTTACATTGAATATTACATGCCGGAGCTACCGCCACGTGAATCCTTGCATAGTGTTGGTGAGCTCCCTCACTATAACACGGGTGATTATTGATCTTTTCTTGGATAGCCATAGCTTCGGGATTGTTTGGATCAAATCCCATATCTGGTGACGTACCGCATCCTCCAGTTGAACAACTCATGAAAACTCCTTTGCCGTTTGTTTATTAGGCTTAGAGTTTCAAAAACTGTTCCTTAAGAGCTTTTTTCTACTCTGTTTTTACCGTTTTCTTTTGCTTTGTATAAAGCAAGGTCAGCATCTTTGAAGATACTTAGAGGATGTTCTTTATCGCTAGGAGCGGCTACACCGAAGCTACATGTAATCTGTCCGACACCTTCAATTGTATGTTCTGCAATTGTTTTACAAATATGCTGAGCTTTTTCATATGCAACATCAAGAGTTG
Above is a window of Sulfurimonas marina DNA encoding:
- a CDS encoding CCE_0567 family metalloprotein; protein product: MALTDEQKALKKELAGYKRKVVELAGEIHDIVEDTIWTDYGRLIPLSEEVQTAMKVVEDFKAEHSFLQ
- the nifV gene encoding homocitrate synthase; translated protein: MAIINDTTLRDGEQAPYVAFNTHEKLEIAKLLHNCGADELEVGIPAMGIKEQEDIKEILNLELPLRVMTWNRATLQDLEASLSCGVQAVDLSVPVSQTLIDVKFGGDKEKLFRNLEDVVTTAKKEGLFVCIGGEDSSRGDEEFLAEIMNFGESLGADRFRYCDTVGILTPHATYEKIDYLAKHSSLDIEMHMHNDFGMATANSVAGFEAGAISANTTVIGLGERAGNASFEQVLMSLKHQFHEDREIDPINLQTLVQSVALAANRQISHNRPIVGRNIFSHESGIHVSGMIKSLNAYEAFEPEMVGLHRFFPIGKHSGSATINYHLKAFGITPVKAKVQGLLPKVREIVTQRKTVLEPNELVELYLCS
- a CDS encoding FAD-dependent oxidoreductase, with translation MNRRDILKFGAISAAAATVTLTGCTTSPKPDDSVKPAVGMGSKAPLPAAKGPRVVIVGGGWSGLSVAKYTKKFAPNADVVLVEQRTQFHSCPISNLYLVGAVDLEFITHDYLQAARENKYTYFNASAIGIDKAQKIVKTTNGDIDYDYLVLAPGIDYDYSPWNVDLATEQRLRTEYPAGFMSPSEHMTIKSKLEDFEGGNFIITVPGGNYRCLPAPYERACLIADYFKKNEIEGKVLILDANPDITIKSEGFHSAYDEMYKDYVEYVPNAAIMSVDLENKKVIAGELEDEFEFSDAAFYPHVRGGKLLEVCGVAKDNAFNKMEGNIDPFTYEVIGEKNIFVAGDARPMGYSKSGNTSNSEGHYLGKLLAERITKNKDIPWKSPLTVCYSAVSAMPNHAISVRAEYEFKGKTLAGFTNVELSQEWRGKIGENNGKALMEWAKGMYRDMFNA
- a CDS encoding Rieske 2Fe-2S domain-containing protein, which produces MQRREFFKVVAGVGAVIVAPSLITTDLRADDGRLYKTYNKVQLVDAKGNPILASKLLEEENYIFNYPYVGVSSFLIALPEKTETDVTLKSESGEEYIWKGGIGKKGNIVAYSSICSHQMTHVHKNESFISYQKKGQKTMACKQTGVMVCGSHLSAYDANKGCKVISGPAPQPLASIVLEHHDDDTLWAVGVLGSDKFHEFFKAFKSELKEQYGGARKAKKKVKETAQVVTLAEFTKDIIQY
- a CDS encoding NAD(P)/FAD-dependent oxidoreductase; protein product: MKKVAVIGAGYGGLRAIENLANNKEVSLYLFDENSYHYLQTEAYGYIAGRFDLHDVALDLQNWCHGFKNRVNFIQEKVTFIDSRNNNVQTENGKYDFDYLIIASGARTNFFKQISGLDQYGFGVKKLFRSHGFRTAFEKLLYEKLVEEKSHGKLMNLAIGGAGLSGVEIAAEMADVVARQTKSIGESAQELQIYLIDASETILPGMSEYIINNTQKRLEELGVKIITNSFIDSVDKDTIYFKDKTELEYTFMIFTGGIIANTIEMDKEVQTNRIGQYICNDTLRIDENIFAIGDCAELTSKSGNILPPTAQTAERSAEYVAKSILKLLEEKELQPFKAKVDGVFVALGGYYAVGELFSFIKVKGKFAYILKKLITKSYYIGLKLRLNTGFMKRTSLEKENL
- the nifB gene encoding nitrogenase cofactor biosynthesis protein NifB, with the translated sequence MSCSTGGCGTSPDMGFDPNNPEAMAIQEKINNHPCYSEGAHQHYARIHVAVAPACNIQCNYCNRKYDCSNESRPGVTSSKLTPEEAVKKVLYVGGDIQQLSVVGVAGPGDALANPKKTFDTFRMLQEKAPDLKLCLSTNGLRLPDYIDEIEKYNVDHVTVTINTVDPTGEIGSQIYPWVHWDHKKIWGPEGAKLLLEKQLEGIRMLTERGILVKANSVLIPGINDKDLPNVAKKLKEMNVFLHNIMPLLSSPEFGTKFGLDGVPSATDQETMAAQEACGMDMKLMSHCRQCRADAVGLIGEDRGEEFTKDVFMNMSFTALEDKYNIEARSKKHEMIETWRSHLEEANKRIKIEQAAKEQLSSNGETKLIAITTAGEGMINQHFGSAQEFLIYEAGDKAIKFVMHRKIESSYSGADVAEDYNPIEEIKTTLKDVDVLLTAKIGECPMNDLNEIGLICDDSYANEPIEISVHEAAKKYFFNNEQELG